Proteins from one Blattabacterium cuenoti genomic window:
- the ccsA gene encoding cytochrome c biogenesis protein has protein sequence MQQLRKIFFSTKITSFLFLLFAISMALATILEQKYSTSVAKVFIYESTWFEIIMLLIIINLIGNIWKYKLWNYNKIPLFIFHLSFVFILIGGIFSRYYSFEGIMSIREGETNRKIISRKNYFKLEINQGNYTKFYHDPYILSSYHSGYKKNFSFQGNPLEIKILDFIPCAKVIFSQKKPKEKIVKIISSSQKGRTENFVKNGDVTKINGVIFSLNKKIPFGIQIFEKKNKLFLKSSFTGECINMINRKNYFVLKNTFDVLRIKHLYRFKTDHGMIHWVVPEGIVKGKLEYIKSCEKDGDDNNGLLNAITAKISFLDQSKLVTFLGGKNTTKMSNPLLFRDCKVSIGYGSLSLHLPFFLRLNNFKIENYPGSEFPSSFMSNVTIIDKKNQKNYLIYMNNVLNYKGYRFFQSGYDPDKKGTHFSVNNDYLGTYFSYIGYFLMSIGMFMTLFWKGSRFSYLKNKLKYLYSKNYSILLFLLLFLGNNCDSFSQEKNTNNKIHEFKKIPLENVYDAIHIPKKHSENFGRLLVQDYKGRIKPINTIAIDLLRKIHKKNSIENIDANQWFISIHQDNIFWTKVPFIKVDKKGGDKFLNKVKANKQHYVSLMDLYILDPKTLGLKFVLQVDYEKAFSKNPMYRNQYDKAVLNLSERVGIIHEIFQGKYIRIFPIPNDVNHTWSSWIILESNRLNFPGLFMYNNYLKSLLDSQNEKNWNIADNEIKKIRLYQIKHAKSLLPSENKISMEIIYNKLNIFYILSFLYAFFGIVIIINSFLRIFFHNKYLHFFSKIFFFISLFLFVLNFFGLVFRWYISGHAPWTNGYESAIFIGFCLVGIGFLFYRNRFVLGITVLISSILLMIANGNTMDPEITNLVPVLKSNWLIIHVATITSSYGFFFTGSFLGFFVLLLYILKAYIHSYRKRIQMNIEKLTIINEMCLIIGIFLLTIGTFLGSIWANNSWGRYWSWDPKETWALISIMIYAFVLHMRFIPWMKSIFAFNFFSILSISSIIMTYFGVNYYLSGLHSYAKGDPIPIPFWIYCSLLIFFIFTSFSYYSSKFYNITKK, from the coding sequence ATGCAGCAATTAAGAAAAATTTTTTTTTCCACAAAAATAACTTCTTTTTTATTTTTATTGTTTGCAATATCTATGGCTCTAGCTACTATTCTGGAGCAGAAATATTCTACCAGTGTTGCAAAAGTATTTATTTATGAATCTACTTGGTTTGAGATTATAATGTTATTAATTATAATAAACCTTATTGGAAATATATGGAAATATAAATTATGGAATTATAATAAAATTCCTCTTTTTATTTTTCATTTATCATTTGTATTTATCCTCATTGGAGGAATTTTTTCGAGATATTATAGTTTTGAAGGAATAATGTCTATAAGAGAAGGAGAAACAAATAGAAAGATTATTTCTAGAAAAAATTATTTTAAATTAGAAATTAATCAAGGAAATTACACTAAATTTTATCATGACCCTTATATCCTTTCTTCTTATCATAGTGGATATAAAAAAAATTTTTCTTTTCAAGGAAATCCATTAGAAATAAAAATTTTGGATTTTATTCCATGTGCAAAAGTTATTTTTTCTCAAAAAAAACCAAAAGAAAAAATTGTCAAGATTATTTCAAGTAGTCAAAAAGGAAGAACAGAAAATTTTGTTAAAAATGGAGATGTCACGAAAATAAATGGTGTAATATTTTCTCTCAACAAGAAAATTCCTTTTGGAATACAAATTTTTGAAAAGAAAAATAAGCTGTTTTTAAAATCTTCTTTTACAGGAGAATGTATTAATATGATTAATAGAAAAAACTATTTTGTACTCAAAAATACTTTTGATGTTTTAAGAATAAAACACTTATATCGATTTAAAACAGATCATGGAATGATTCATTGGGTTGTTCCAGAAGGAATTGTAAAAGGAAAATTAGAATATATAAAATCATGTGAAAAAGATGGAGATGATAATAACGGTTTATTAAATGCTATTACAGCAAAAATATCTTTTCTAGATCAATCTAAGTTAGTAACTTTTTTAGGAGGAAAAAATACAACAAAAATGAGCAATCCTTTATTGTTTAGGGATTGTAAAGTATCTATTGGATATGGATCTTTATCTTTGCATCTTCCTTTTTTTTTGAGATTAAATAATTTTAAAATAGAAAATTATCCAGGTTCTGAATTTCCTTCCTCTTTTATGAGCAATGTAACTATCATAGATAAAAAAAATCAAAAAAATTATTTGATTTATATGAATAATGTTTTGAATTATAAAGGATATAGATTCTTTCAGTCTGGATATGATCCTGACAAAAAAGGAACTCATTTCTCTGTTAATAATGATTATTTAGGTACCTATTTTTCCTATATAGGTTATTTTTTAATGAGTATAGGCATGTTTATGACTTTGTTTTGGAAAGGAAGTAGGTTTAGTTATTTAAAAAATAAATTAAAATATTTATATTCCAAGAATTATTCAATTTTACTTTTTTTATTATTATTTCTAGGGAATAATTGCGATTCTTTTTCTCAAGAAAAAAATACAAATAATAAAATACACGAATTCAAAAAAATTCCTTTAGAAAATGTATATGATGCTATCCATATTCCTAAAAAACATAGTGAAAATTTCGGACGTTTATTAGTACAAGATTACAAAGGAAGAATAAAACCTATTAATACTATAGCTATTGATCTTCTTAGAAAAATACATAAAAAAAATTCTATAGAAAATATAGATGCTAATCAATGGTTTATATCTATACATCAAGATAATATTTTTTGGACAAAAGTTCCTTTTATTAAAGTAGATAAAAAAGGAGGAGATAAATTTTTAAACAAGGTAAAAGCAAATAAACAACATTATGTTTCTTTGATGGATCTCTATATTTTAGATCCAAAAACATTAGGTTTAAAGTTTGTACTACAAGTAGATTATGAAAAAGCTTTTTCTAAAAATCCAATGTACAGAAATCAGTATGATAAAGCAGTCTTAAATCTTAGTGAACGTGTAGGAATTATTCATGAAATTTTTCAGGGTAAATATATTCGCATTTTTCCTATTCCTAATGACGTTAATCATACCTGGTCTAGTTGGATTATATTAGAATCAAACAGATTAAATTTTCCTGGATTATTTATGTATAATAATTATCTAAAATCTCTATTAGATTCTCAAAATGAGAAAAATTGGAATATTGCAGATAATGAAATAAAAAAAATACGATTGTATCAAATAAAACATGCAAAATCTCTTCTACCTTCTGAAAATAAAATTTCGATGGAAATCATTTACAATAAACTTAATATATTTTATATTTTATCTTTTCTCTATGCTTTTTTTGGAATCGTTATTATAATCAATTCTTTTTTAAGAATTTTTTTTCATAATAAATATTTGCATTTTTTTTCTAAAATATTTTTTTTTATTTCATTATTTTTATTTGTTTTAAATTTTTTTGGTTTAGTTTTTAGATGGTATATTTCAGGACATGCCCCATGGACTAATGGATATGAATCAGCTATTTTTATCGGTTTTTGTTTAGTAGGAATAGGATTTCTATTTTATAGAAATAGATTTGTTTTAGGAATAACCGTTTTAATATCATCTATTTTATTAATGATAGCGAATGGAAATACAATGGATCCAGAAATAACAAATTTAGTTCCAGTTTTAAAATCTAATTGGTTAATTATACATGTTGCAACAATAACAAGTAGTTATGGTTTTTTTTTCACAGGATCTTTTTTAGGATTTTTTGTGTTGCTTTTATATATATTAAAAGCATATATTCACTCTTATAGAAAGAGAATTCAAATGAATATTGAGAAATTAACGATTATTAATGAAATGTGCCTTATTATAGGTATTTTTTTATTAACAATAGGAACTTTTTTAGGTTCTATTTGGGCAAATAATAGTTGGGGTAGATATTGGAGTTGGGATCCAAA